The DNA segment GGCTACCGTTGGAATCTCTGACAGTGATCACAAAAACATTATCCTGATAGTAATCCTGAGATACCACACAATTGCCATTCGAATCGAGTAAGTCTGAAACAAACCAGGTTTGTTCAGTTGGTGCAATAGTCACGGTTGTGTCCGGCCCAAGTTGATCAGTGTTGTTACAGCCAAAAAATGCGGAGCTGAGCAGAACAACAAGAGAGATATTGATTAATCGGTTATGTTTCATTTTTCTATTGCATTTGAGTGAATATAATTGCTGATAATATGTTAACCAGGCCAGTTGAATGCCCAGATCAGTGGTTTAAAAATTGGCCAGTTCAAGACACCTTTCTGGATCGCACTGCTGAGAATTACAAATATGATGATCAGGAATGTGTTAGGGAAGATAAACATGACCAATGGACCTAGTAACTTGACTGGTGCTTCCATTGCCATTTTCTCTGCCTTTTGAAATCTTGCTGTGCGCAACTGGTCAGCCTGGGCCTTGAGTACCGGACCTAGACTGGAGCCTGTTTTCTCAGCTTGTATAATACTACTGACAACACTCCTCATGGCTTCGTTGTCAACCCTATCTGACAGATCTCGCAAAGACTCCGCCCTGGGTTTACCAGCACGAATATCCCTAATAACACGGCTGAACTCCTGCCTGAGAGGACCGCCTGTTGCTTTGCTTATCGCCTGTTGCAGCCCACCCGTAAAGTTGGTACCCGCTTCAACGGCAAGAATAATTACGTCCAAATAGAAGGGGAGATCTCTGAAAATGCTTTTA comes from the Candidatus Thiodiazotropha sp. CDECU1 genome and includes:
- a CDS encoding type II secretion system F family protein — translated: MDLFIISLLIGGMLALIVWNTYQVFAIVPDEDRSYLDRPPLGFRLTWPLINAFVHYFNGFISQNYRIVTLLRLRKAGLDYMLSPDQFFAGKVMAALFGAAFVYLLQSMLNTTAWYFIFLGLLAGFYYPELWLREATQARSKSIFRDLPFYLDVIILAVEAGTNFTGGLQQAISKATGGPLRQEFSRVIRDIRAGKPRAESLRDLSDRVDNEAMRSVVSSIIQAEKTGSSLGPVLKAQADQLRTARFQKAEKMAMEAPVKLLGPLVMFIFPNTFLIIIFVILSSAIQKGVLNWPIFKPLIWAFNWPG